The window CGGATCGGGGCCGACGACGATCTCACCGCGGCCTCGGACGCCGACATCGCCGCGGCGGCGGCCGAGCGGGCGGGGGAGGTGGGCCTGCCGGCGGCGGCGGTCGCCGGCCTCGTGCGCACCACCGTCACCAACGTCACGTCGCGCGGCTTCGGGATCTTCGCCGAAGACCGGGGCCGGCCGGTGGCGGCGTTCCTCGCTCACCAGAACGACCCGTTGCCGATCTCGGTGACCAGGACCTTCTATACCGTCACCGACGACCAGACCGAGGTCGACATCCGCGTCTTCGAGCAGGGCACCGCGGTCGCGTCGCCCGTCATCGAGGACAACAAGGTCATCGTCGCCGACGCGCTGCGCGGCATTCCGTCCGGCCATTCCAGGGGCACACCTGTCGAGGTGAGCTTCGTGATGGGCCGCGACCAGACGATCGAGGTGCGCGCCACCCACCCGGGTACCCCGGAGCCGCTGGTGCTGCGGGTCACCGCCGGCGTGGGCAGCGAGGCGCTGCGCACCGCCGAGGCCGAGAAGGTCGGCAAGCTCATCGAGCGCCGCGAGTAGTCCCCGTCCCGCCGCCGAGTCAGGTCGACGCCGGGGCAGAGCCGGTGCCGGTCCCAGGACGCGAAACGGGGATGCGAGGCCGGCCTGCCCCGCGCGTCCGGATCATGCACCCGGATCGGCGCGTCCGGATCCGTGCGCCCGATGGGTGTGGCGTCCGGATCGGTGCGGCGTCCGTTCCTCGATGTCCGATCAAGACCGGAATGGCGGGTGAGGCGGCGTCCGAGTGGGGTTGGTGCGGCTGGCCCGATTCGGGGTCGACGCCTGGAAACCCGTTGTATCGGCGGCTCGGGCCGGTCCGTAACCTGGGTGGCGTATGGATCTGGCGGCTGGGGAGGCCGACCTGGCGTCGTCGTGTGATGCCGCCTGGTCGGTGGTGACGGCGCGATCACGAGATCCCGTCCGTGAACGGCTGCCCGTTCGGTTCTGACGGTGGTGGATGTACGGGCGGCTGGCGCTCGCTCGCTCGGCACGGCGTTTACATGAGGTGAGGCGTGAGCGCGGCGTTTGACGGCAGCGGCTACCGCCAGCGGGTGCTGGCGGTGCTGCGCGCGCGCTCCCCGCTGCGGCTCGACGACCCGTTCTTCGTCGCGGACCTCGATCCCGAGGGCGGCGACACCGACGCCGAGGTGCAGGCGCGGCTCGCCCGGGTGCTCGCGTTCCTGCAGCGGGAGCGCAGCTCGGCGAAGTACGCCACGCTCGCCGCCGAGCTGGTCCGCCGCCGGGCGGAGTGGGAGGCGCCGCTGCGCGACGCCGAGGCGCGGGAACGGACGCGCCAGCGCGTCGTCGAGGCCCGCCGCGACGGCGACACCGAGCGGCTGGCCAAGGTCGACGGCTACCTGGCCACGGTGCGCGAGCGGTTCGGCGGCATCCCGGTCTCCAGGGTCGAGGGCCTGCGACGGCTCGCCGCCCAGGCCGGGGTGGCCGGCGAGCGCTTCGAGGTGCGCCTCGCCAGGGAGCGGCTCATCGACGACGCCGCCGGGGTGGGCGTCGCGCCGCTGCCCGCCGACGCGCGTGGCCAGATCCGGGACCGGCTCGACGAGCTGCGGGCACTGCGCCGCGGGGACCACGCCTCGACCGCCTCGCTGTGGGCCTTCCTCGGGGTGGCGCCGGACGGCCCGCCGGCCCGGCTCGTGGCCGCCTACGAGGCGGTCGCGGCGGTGAACGCCCGCCGGCCGCACGACCGGGAGAAGACGGTCACCGCGGACCTGCTCGCCCTGGTCCGCGGCCGGCTGCTCGAGGGTGATCCAGCCGCCTACACCGCCGGCCTGCTCGCCGACGCGGCCGACGAGCTGCGCGCCGCCGTGGAGGAGCACGTCCTGCTGGACGGCGAGATCACCGCGGTCGCCTTCGAAGGCCTGATGCGCCGGGCGCTGGGCGCCGGCCGCGGCCTGTCCGCGGCCCAGGTCAGGTCGGTCGTGCTGGGCCTCGCCCGCGACCTGGGCGTCCCGGTGAGCACCGGCGCGACGGTCGACTTCGTCGTCTGCCCGGGCTGCGGGCGCCCGGAGCCTGTCGGCGAGGTCCGGGTCTGCCGATACTGCGACACCGATCTCTACATCGTCTGCCCCACCTGCGGGCGGCTTACCGAGGCGGCCGCCGTCGTCTGCCGGCAGTGCGGGCAGAGCGTGCGCCAGTCCAGGGACGCGACCGAGGCGCTCGCCGCGATCCGCCGCGCGCTCGACGACGGCCGGCCGGCCGAGGCGNNNNNNNNNNNNNNNNNNNNNNNNNNNNNNNNNNNNNNNNNNNNNNNNNNNNNNNNNNNNNNNNNNNNNNNNNNNNNNNNNNNNNNNNNNNNNNNNNNNNGGACGACCGCGGCGCCGGGCGGGCCGAGGCGGCGCTGGATCGGGCCCGGTGGCTGGTCGCGCAGGCGGCCGACGTGCCCGGCCCGGACGGCCGGGTCGCCGCCGAGGTCCTCGAAGAGCTGACCATGGCGCAGGCGATGATCCGCCGGCGGGTGGACGCGGCGCTCGCGCTGCCGCCGGCGGCGCGGGAGGCGGCGCTCGTCGCCGTGCTGGCGAGCGCGTCCGACAGCCCGGAGGCCCTCGCGGCGCTGGCCGCTCTCCCGCTCGCGGCGCCGGTCGACCTGCTCGTGGCGCCGGCGGGGAGTGCTTCCCCGGGTGCCAGCGGGGCGGTGCTGCTGCGCTGGCGGACCGCCGACACGGCCACGCCGGTGTCGTTCCGGGTGGACCGGGTGGTCGCCGGGACGCTCGGCGCCCCGCCGGCCCGCTTCGCTCTGGGCACCACCACCGCCACGGAGCTGACCGACGCCGGCGCGCCCGCCTGGACGCCGGTGTACTACGAGGTGACGGCGGTCTCCGGCAGCCGCTACTCGCCGGTTGCGCGGACCGTGCCGGTGGTCCTCAGCCGGGACGTCGAGGGGCTTCGAGCCCAGCAGACCGCGGACGGCGTCCGGCTGACATGGCGGTTGGAGGGCCCCGTTCAACTGGTGACCGTCGAGCGGGCGGTCGAGGCGATCGATCCGGTCGACCCGATGGAGGCCCTCGACGACGGGGCCGCCGGGCCGCCCACCTCGGGGCTCGCGCTGCCCACCGGTGATGCTCGCGACGTGGACCGCTCGGTCCGGCACACGCGGGTCAGCGGCGGGGTGCTGACCGATCCGGACGTGCAGCCAGGTGTCACCTACCGGTACCGGCTCTCGGTGGAGTACGTCGAGGCGGACGGCTCGCCCGCCCGCACACCGGGCGTGGAGGCCTCGGTCGCGGTGGCGCTGCGGCCCCGGCCGGTCCTCGACCTGTCGGTCGCGTTCGCGGCCGGCGAGACCATGCTGCGCTGGACGGCGCTGCCCGGGTCGGACGTCCGGATCTACGCCACGCCGGGCGTGCTGCCGGACACGATGGCGCCGTCCGGCGGCCGGTACCCGACGCAGCCATCCGCGGCGGCCGGTCCGTTGGGCCAGGAGAACGCCGACCTGGCGCTGGGTACCGCCACGGGCCCCGCTCGCCTCGTCGGCGCGAGCCGCCGCGGCCGGCTGCTGGACTCGGCCGCGGCCGGGCCGGTGATCTACACCCCGGTCAGCGTGCTCGGTGGCCGGGGCGTCGTCGGCCGGCCGGTCCAGCATGTGGCCCCCGGCGGGGTCACGGAGCTGCGTGCCGAGGACCGGGGCGAC of the Pseudofrankia saprophytica genome contains:
- a CDS encoding zinc ribbon domain-containing protein, which produces MSAAFDGSGYRQRVLAVLRARSPLRLDDPFFVADLDPEGGDTDAEVQARLARVLAFLQRERSSAKYATLAAELVRRRAEWEAPLRDAEARERTRQRVVEARRDGDTERLAKVDGYLATVRERFGGIPVSRVEGLRRLAAQAGVAGERFEVRLARERLIDDAAGVGVAPLPADARGQIRDRLDELRALRRGDHASTASLWAFLGVAPDGPPARLVAAYEAVAAVNARRPHDREKTVTADLLALVRGRLLEGDPAAYTAGLLADAADELRAAVEEHVLLDGEITAVAFEGLMRRALGAGRGLSAAQVRSVVLGLARDLGVPVSTGATVDFVVCPGCGRPEPVGEVRVCRYCDTDLYIVCPTCGRLTEAAAVVCRQCGQSVRQSRDATEALAAIRRALDDGRPAEA